Proteins from one Panicum virgatum strain AP13 chromosome 7K, P.virgatum_v5, whole genome shotgun sequence genomic window:
- the LOC120641220 gene encoding uncharacterized protein LOC120641220, producing MSATSPAPPSSARRRERPGPSSARLRTATVRGGSGAGQEGHPGEAVLPLDPGASDVGEPRRRPDPAASVAERFRAKRRRRGSPVPIEAATSESEESSTARSSRRLAQLRMEPKQSNVGDGSQDPSPGGNNFPYTWIPYMYGYQGPPSWFPQGLPQLPPNASMMHPSSSGPQVFHPAENANASAQNDEEDAEERPVSEAPTGKEKRAKVVSRIKLSNFSPDEDVNIVKSWLEISCDPITSTGQKKDSMWLRILERYNLRRGSYPERSVRSLQSRWDIIKAQVVKFSSFYADVNRENPSGMSDADKTTHAASIFAGVLKHNFGYLHCWEIMKDEPKWQDRKARAFAKSAGCDGSGEDTINLVNDNYSPTGSAENANASAQNYEEDAEERPVSAAPTGKEKRTKVVSRTKLSNFIPEEDVNIVKSWLEIRCDPIISTGQKKDRMWLRILERYNFRRGSCPERSVRSLQCRWDTIKAQVGEFSSFYVDVNRENPTGMSDADKTTHAASNFAGVLKRNFGYLHCWEIMKDEPEWQDRKARAFAKSAGGDGFGEDTINLVNDNSSPIGSAENANASAQNDEEDAEERPVSAASTGKEKRTKVVSRTKLSNFIPEEDVNIVKSWLEISCDPITSTGQKKDGMWLRILERYNLRRGSCPERIVRSLQSRWDTIKAQVGKFSSFYADVNRENPSGMSDADKTTHAASIFAGVLKHNFGYLHCWEIMKDEPKWQDRKARAFAKSAGGDGFGEDTINLVNDNSSPTGSAEKRPMGRDSSKAAKKKANSSAGSASSSEYASRMQDLSSQKISILQEESVRKNDHFQQLACIDEKRFEAMRSYNQSLLLIEQEKIQLMREKHDMDKVEKEKKEDERILGIDLDACTSAQRVYYETLQEEILEKIAARRRKRRGP from the exons ATGAGCGCGACCAGCCCCGCCCCTCCCTCGTCCGCGCGTCGACGAGAGCGGCCTGGCCCCAGCTCGGCCCGGCTCCGCACCGCGACGGTGAGGGGCGGCTCCGGCGCGGGACAAGAGGGCCATCCTGGAGAAGCGGTTCTCCCGCTAGATCCGGGGGCCTCGGACGTGGGGGAGCCAAGGAGGAGGCCCGACCCGGCGGCCTCTGTAGCGGAAAGGTTCCGCGCAaagcggcggcgtcggggttCGCCGGTTCCGATTGAGGCGGCAACATCTGAGTCTGAGGAGAGCTCCACCGCGCGCTCCAGCCGGCGTCTTGCCCAACTCAG GATGGAACCTAAGCAGTCCAATGTTGGTGATGGATCACAGGACCCTTCTCCTGGTGGCAACAATTTTCCCTACACCTGGATCCCATACATGTATGGCTACCAAGGTCCTCCATCTTGGTTCCCTCAAGGATTGCCGCAGCTTCCACCCAATGCGTCAATGATGCATCCAAGTAGCAGTGGTCCACAAGTGTTTCATCCGGCTGAAAATGCAAATGCATCTGCGCAAAACGATGAGGAAGATGCGGAGGAACGGCCCGTCTCAGAAGCACCTACAGGGAAAGAAAAGAGGGCAAAGGTGGTCAGTAGGATCAAGTTAAGCAATTTCAGCCCAGACGAAGATGTAAACATTGTGAAGTCATGGCTTGAAATAAGCTGTGATCCAATTACAAGTACAGGACAAAAAAAAGATAGCATGTGGTTAAGGATTCTGGAACGGTACAACTTGAGGAGGGGATCATACCCAGAAAGGAGTGTGAGGTCTCTACAGAGCCGTTGGGACATTATCAAGGCTCAAGTGGTGAAGTTCTCATCATTCTATGCTGATGTCAATCGAGAGAATCCTAGCGGGATGTCGGATGCCGATAAG ACCACTCATGCAGCATCTATTTTTGCTGGTGTACTCAAACACAACTTTGGGTACCTGCATTGTTGGGAGATCATGAAGGATGAGCCCAAATGGCAGGATCGAAAGGCCAGAGCATTTGCGAAGTCAGCTGGATGTGATGGTTCTGGAGAGGACACCATCAACCTTGTAAATGACAATTATAGCCCTACTGGATCAGCTGAAAACGCAAATGCATCTGCGCAAAACTATGAGGAAGATGCGGAGGAACGGCCCGTCTCAGCAGCACCtacaggaaaagaaaagaggacaAAGGTGGTCAGTAGGACCAAGTTAAGCAATTTCATCCCAGAAGAAGATGTAAACATTGTGAAGTCATGGCTTGAAATAAGGTGTGACCCAATTATAAGTACAGGACAAAAAAAAGATCGCATGTGGTTAAGAATTCTGGAACGGTACAACTTTAGGAGGGGATCATGCCCAGAAAGGAGTGTGAGGTCTCTACAGTGCCGTTGGGACACTATCAAGGCTCAAGTGGGGGAGTTCTCATCATTCTATGTTGATGTCAATCGAGAGAATCCTACCGGGATGTCAGATGCTGATAAG ACCACCCATGCAGCATCTAATTTTGCTGGTGTACTCAAACGCAACTTTGGGTACCTGCATTGTTGGGAGATCATGAAGGATGAGCCCGAATGGCAAGATCGAAAGGCCAGAGCATTTGCAAAGTCAGCTGGAGGTGATGGTTTTGGAGAGGACACCATCAACCTTGTAAATGACAATTCTAGCCCTATTGGATCAGCTGAAAACGCAAATGCATCTGCGCAAAACGATGAGGAAGATGCGGAGGAACGGCCCGTCTCAGCAGCATCtacaggaaaagaaaagaggacaAAGGTGGTCAGCAGGACCAAGTTAAGCAATTTCATCCCAGAAGAAGATGTAAACATTGTGAAGTCATGGCTTGAAATAAGCTGTGACCCAATTACAAGTACAGGAcaaaaaaaagatggcatgTGGTTAAGAATTCTGGAACGGTACAACTTGAGGAGGGGATCATGCCCAGAAAGGATTGTGAGGTCTCTCCAGAGCCGTTGGGACACTATCAAGGCTCAAGTGGGGAAGTTCTCATCATTCTATGCTGATGTTAATCGAGAGAATCCTAGCGGGATGTCGGATGCCGATAAG ACTACCCATGCAGCATCTATTTTTGCTGGTGTACTCAAACACAACTTTGGGTACCTGCATTGCTGGGAGATCATGAAGGATGAGCCCAAATGGCAGGATCGAAAGGCCAGAGCATTTGCAAAATCAGCTGGAGGTGATGGTTTTGGAGAGGACACCATCAACCTTGTAAATGACAATTCTAGCCCTACTGGATCAGCTGAGAAGAGGCCTATGGGCAGGGATTCATCTAAAGCTGCCAAGAAGAAAGCAAATTCTTCTGCGGGTTCAGCATCATCTTCGGAGTATGCTTCGAGGATGCAAGATCTATCTTCGCAAAAGATTTCTATCCTGCAAGAAGAATCTGTGCGTAAAAATGATCATTTCCAGCAACTTGCCTGTATAGATGAGAAGCGCTTTGAGGCAATGCGAAGCTACAATCAATCACTGTTACTCATTGAGCAAGAGAAGATTCAGCTCATGCGTGAGAAGCATGACATGGACAAGGtagagaaggagaagaaagaggatGAAAGGATCCTTGGGATTGATCTTGATGCTTGCACATCAGCTCAGCGAGTATATTACGAAACTCTTCAGGAAGAAATTCTGGAAAAGATTGCAGCTAGGCGCAGGAAGAGACGGGGGCCATGA